One Mucilaginibacter ginkgonis genomic region harbors:
- a CDS encoding glycosyltransferase family 4 protein, whose translation MKVAFITRLNLYKIAGGDTVQIEQTAKQLRNIGVEVDILRSIDNIPYHDYDVLHFFGIPRPGDMVTHSRKAKMPFVISTIHCTYGDYYKYNRKGIGAFFSRLNSDSMEYFKTIARWLVGKDHRPSLHYFLKGQRKSIIEALETANYILPNSESELNRLKEIYTPNVHGLVVTNGINPEKFPYDPSVRKDDNLIVCVGRIENRKNQLNLIKALNNTQYKLVLIGAPSANQMDYYKSCKDVAAPNVIFAGKAPHDKMVAYLQKAKVHVLASWFETTGLSSLEAGIMGCNLVITDKGDTRDYFRDDAFYCDPADPASIKKAVDEASSAPLSQLLYNRIINEYTWRKAAEQTLNAYELAIK comes from the coding sequence ATGAAAGTTGCTTTTATTACCCGTTTAAACCTTTATAAGATAGCAGGCGGGGATACTGTACAAATAGAACAAACTGCGAAACAGCTGAGAAATATTGGTGTAGAAGTAGACATACTTCGGTCTATTGACAATATCCCCTACCATGACTATGATGTATTGCATTTCTTCGGCATCCCTCGCCCCGGCGATATGGTCACCCATAGCCGTAAGGCTAAAATGCCTTTTGTAATATCTACAATTCACTGTACTTACGGAGACTATTATAAATACAATAGAAAAGGTATCGGTGCATTTTTTAGCCGGCTGAATTCTGATAGCATGGAATATTTTAAAACCATTGCGCGCTGGCTGGTGGGTAAAGATCATCGTCCGTCTCTTCATTACTTTTTAAAAGGGCAAAGGAAAAGTATCATAGAGGCGCTCGAGACTGCCAATTATATTCTTCCAAACTCAGAATCAGAATTAAATCGTTTGAAAGAGATTTATACACCCAATGTTCACGGCTTGGTAGTGACAAATGGTATCAACCCTGAAAAATTCCCCTATGATCCGTCTGTAAGAAAAGATGATAATTTAATTGTGTGCGTTGGCCGGATTGAAAACAGAAAGAATCAGCTTAATCTTATCAAAGCACTTAACAACACCCAATATAAATTAGTGCTCATTGGTGCGCCTTCGGCAAATCAAATGGATTACTATAAGAGCTGTAAAGATGTAGCGGCTCCTAATGTAATATTCGCGGGCAAAGCACCGCACGACAAAATGGTGGCCTATCTGCAAAAGGCCAAAGTACACGTACTGGCCAGTTGGTTCGAAACTACAGGCTTAAGTTCGTTAGAGGCCGGCATAATGGGTTGCAATTTGGTAATTACAGACAAGGGCGACACCCGTGACTACTTTAGAGACGATGCCTTTTATTGCGACCCTGCAGATCCGGCAAGTATTAAAAAAGCAGTAGATGAAGCATCATCGGCTCCCTTAAGTCAACTGTTGTATAACCGTATTATTAATGAATATACATGGCGTAAAGCTGCGGAGCAAACCTTGAATGCGTATGAGTTAGCTATTAAGTAA
- a CDS encoding SDR family oxidoreductase gives MKKKIYIAGSGGMLGEAFYRVFKNDYDVKCTDKDVNEKWLDFLDFRDFEAYKNDVKKYNPDYLFHIGALTNLEECESNIDDTYLTNTTSVENAVLLANELNIPVLYISTAGIFDGKKDFYDDWDEPNPLGHYARSKYMGERYVRENAKKYIICRAGWMMGGGPKKDKKFVNKIIKQLASGKRELHIVNDKDGTPTFTVDFAKNVKLLLENEYWGLYNLVCTGETSRVQVAQEIVNILGLQDDVNINEVSSDHFKEIYFAPRPPSERLINKKLELRNMNIMRDWKVALSEYITDYYTDYVAENIYTVKEDGIGTNAVL, from the coding sequence ATGAAGAAAAAAATTTACATTGCTGGTAGTGGGGGAATGCTTGGTGAGGCTTTTTATCGTGTCTTTAAAAATGATTATGATGTTAAGTGCACAGATAAAGATGTAAATGAAAAATGGCTTGATTTTCTAGACTTTAGAGATTTCGAAGCTTATAAGAATGATGTTAAGAAATATAACCCCGATTACCTTTTCCATATAGGTGCATTAACTAATCTGGAAGAATGCGAATCTAACATCGATGATACGTATCTTACCAATACAACATCAGTTGAAAATGCTGTTTTATTGGCAAACGAACTAAATATTCCTGTTTTATACATTAGTACTGCCGGGATATTTGACGGAAAAAAAGATTTTTATGATGATTGGGACGAGCCAAACCCGCTTGGCCATTATGCGCGTTCCAAATACATGGGCGAGCGTTACGTCCGTGAAAATGCAAAAAAATATATTATCTGCCGTGCAGGTTGGATGATGGGTGGCGGACCAAAAAAAGATAAAAAGTTTGTCAATAAAATTATCAAGCAGTTAGCATCCGGTAAAAGAGAGTTGCATATTGTTAACGATAAGGATGGCACACCAACGTTTACAGTGGATTTTGCTAAGAACGTTAAGTTGCTCTTAGAAAATGAATATTGGGGACTTTACAATCTGGTTTGCACGGGCGAAACAAGCCGCGTTCAAGTTGCACAAGAAATTGTTAACATATTGGGTTTACAGGATGACGTGAATATTAATGAGGTTAGCTCTGACCACTTTAAAGAAATTTATTTTGCACCACGCCCGCCATCAGAACGTTTGATAAATAAAAAGCTTGAATTACGTAATATGAATATCATGCGCGATTGGAAAGTTGCGCTTAGCGAATATATTACTGATTACTATACAGATTACGTTGCCGAAAATATTTATACTGTAAAAGAAGACGGTATAGGTACCAACGCCGTTTTATAA
- a CDS encoding glycosyltransferase: protein MRIAAFGFRTLPPAKGAAGADKFALELFPRLVKLGHSVVAYNRQYKDVFVDVTEFKGVTIKTLKTVSKSGFDTLLHSCKATFDIIVNNTADIVHIQNGGNSIWALPLRLFGKKVFISQDGVDWKRDKWPWYGKLYLKLSAYLTATLPNQVIFDNVIAKRLFEDRFKKQFTFIPFGSEVDTTSISDNVLRRLSLTKGGYYLFIGRFIPDKGLHYLIPGFKQSNSNKKLVLIGGSPNSSEYEKEILAMGNEQIIFPGYIYGDEANSLIANAYCYIQPSDVEGLSPIVLTVMGLNVPMIVSDIPENLYVVEDTVTTFKKADAVSLAEQIDFCEANYDEMEKLARKAQQRALSVFNWDRVAEEHVQVFSKY, encoded by the coding sequence ATGCGCATTGCCGCTTTTGGGTTTCGAACCTTGCCTCCTGCAAAAGGGGCGGCGGGTGCCGACAAATTTGCTTTAGAACTATTTCCAAGATTAGTTAAATTAGGACATTCTGTTGTTGCTTATAACAGACAATACAAAGATGTTTTTGTAGATGTCACTGAATTTAAAGGCGTCACAATAAAGACATTGAAAACCGTGTCAAAATCCGGTTTCGACACACTACTACACTCTTGCAAAGCAACCTTTGATATCATAGTCAACAACACTGCAGATATTGTTCACATTCAAAATGGCGGCAATAGCATTTGGGCCTTACCATTAAGATTGTTCGGCAAAAAAGTTTTTATCAGCCAGGATGGGGTTGATTGGAAACGCGATAAATGGCCGTGGTATGGAAAATTATATTTAAAGCTTTCTGCTTATTTAACCGCGACGCTGCCAAACCAGGTAATCTTTGATAATGTAATTGCAAAAAGGCTTTTTGAAGATCGTTTTAAAAAGCAGTTTACATTTATACCTTTCGGTAGTGAAGTTGACACGACAAGTATATCTGATAACGTACTACGGCGTTTAAGCTTGACAAAAGGCGGATATTACCTTTTTATTGGGCGTTTTATTCCAGATAAAGGTCTGCATTATCTCATTCCCGGATTTAAACAATCAAATTCAAATAAGAAACTTGTGCTAATAGGCGGGTCGCCCAATTCATCAGAATATGAAAAAGAAATACTCGCGATGGGTAACGAACAGATTATTTTTCCGGGTTATATATACGGGGACGAAGCCAATTCTCTGATCGCTAACGCTTATTGTTACATTCAACCATCAGACGTCGAAGGGCTTTCGCCTATTGTACTCACTGTGATGGGATTAAATGTCCCGATGATTGTGAGTGATATACCTGAAAATTTATATGTTGTGGAAGACACTGTCACCACATTTAAAAAAGCCGACGCTGTTTCTCTAGCGGAACAAATAGATTTTTGTGAGGCAAATTATGACGAGATGGAAAAACTTGCCCGAAAAGCGCAACAACGGGCATTAAGTGTTTTTAACTGGGACCGTGTTGCCGAAGAGCACGTTCAAGTATTTTCTAAATACTAG
- a CDS encoding glycosyltransferase family 4 protein, whose translation MSENIQRNDRPIIVGVDIRDLKKAKTGIKTYLEELQREFTHMNDDGISFRFIDTLLPVYSGPKKIWKWVEHFRYQLWKQIVLPLKAWGQKCDIVFCVDNCVPIVHLGYKTVHGLHDAFCFESPESYGKLWLWLYKATTVPGARRSPLLVTATEYGKKQIAHHVGIDPSKIVVVPDGPKRMNYNADDISGNHVLDRFPIKKHNYILHVGSMFKRKNIPTLVKAFVELKKTGYPDLKLVLAGSFITNQYDNDHDVIKELIEQNALQEQIITTGYLTDQEIGQLYANALLYVFPSFNEGFGLPVLEAFEYNVPVIVSNNTCLPEVGGDAVLTFNPYKVEELVAKIQSVLDDPQLRKDMIAKGIERLKNFSWKRTANEIVEVFKRVG comes from the coding sequence TTGAGCGAAAATATACAAAGAAACGACAGGCCAATTATTGTTGGTGTTGATATCAGAGATCTTAAAAAAGCAAAGACAGGCATAAAAACTTACCTGGAGGAATTGCAGCGAGAATTTACGCACATGAACGATGACGGTATAAGTTTTCGGTTCATCGACACTCTCCTACCTGTTTATAGCGGCCCAAAAAAAATCTGGAAATGGGTTGAGCATTTTCGCTACCAATTATGGAAGCAAATAGTGTTGCCTTTAAAAGCGTGGGGTCAAAAATGCGATATTGTTTTTTGTGTCGATAATTGTGTACCCATTGTTCATTTAGGTTATAAAACCGTTCATGGTTTACATGATGCTTTTTGTTTTGAATCGCCCGAGAGTTACGGTAAGCTTTGGCTTTGGCTTTATAAAGCTACAACCGTACCTGGCGCCCGGCGATCGCCATTACTTGTCACTGCTACAGAATACGGCAAAAAGCAAATTGCCCATCACGTCGGTATAGATCCTTCTAAAATTGTGGTTGTCCCTGATGGGCCTAAGAGGATGAATTATAATGCCGATGACATTTCTGGCAACCATGTTCTCGATCGTTTTCCAATAAAGAAACACAACTACATTCTGCATGTAGGGTCAATGTTTAAACGCAAGAACATTCCTACACTGGTAAAGGCTTTTGTAGAATTGAAAAAGACTGGCTATCCCGATTTAAAACTCGTATTGGCAGGCTCATTTATTACCAATCAATATGACAATGATCATGATGTGATAAAGGAACTGATAGAGCAGAATGCGTTGCAGGAACAAATTATTACAACAGGATACTTAACAGACCAGGAAATCGGGCAGCTTTATGCAAATGCGTTGCTGTACGTATTTCCTTCATTCAATGAAGGTTTTGGATTGCCCGTTCTGGAAGCGTTTGAATATAACGTGCCTGTTATCGTATCCAATAATACCTGCCTGCCTGAGGTGGGTGGCGATGCTGTTCTAACATTTAATCCTTACAAAGTTGAGGAACTGGTTGCAAAGATTCAATCGGTTTTAGACGATCCGCAATTGCGAAAAGACATGATTGCTAAAGGCATAGAACGCTTAAAAAACTTTTCCTGGAAAAGAACTGCCAACGAAATTGTTGAAGTGTTTAAACGTGTTGGCTAG
- a CDS encoding GDP-mannose 4,6-dehydratase, giving the protein MAKIAVITGITGQDGSYLTQLLLSEGYKVIGLVRSYNNFNKHGLIYLNLIGKVKIEECDLLDFSSIIKILLKYKPDEFYNLAAQSSVGISFEQPIGTINYNTQSVLNILESVRLLAMHTRVYQASSSEMFGSVNTLPVTERTPLHPLSPYAISKASGYWIGVNYRESYGVHCVNGVLFNHESYLRGPHYFIKKVIKTSLDIKYGIADVLKVGNIDVKRDFGYAPDYVKAMWLSLQQDIADDYLICSGQSVYLREIITHVFKSLNIDNERLVEDPSLFRPTDIEDIYGDNTKAKTQLGWHYNKSFFEVLDILTAEEEKNHIK; this is encoded by the coding sequence ATGGCAAAGATTGCAGTTATAACGGGCATAACAGGCCAAGACGGATCTTATTTAACGCAGCTTTTGTTGAGTGAAGGCTATAAGGTTATTGGTTTGGTTCGCAGTTATAACAACTTTAATAAACACGGCTTAATCTACTTAAACTTAATCGGTAAAGTTAAAATAGAAGAGTGCGATTTGCTGGATTTTTCGAGCATTATTAAGATTCTTTTAAAATACAAACCAGACGAATTTTACAACCTCGCGGCGCAAAGTTCAGTAGGCATATCGTTTGAACAGCCTATTGGTACCATAAATTACAACACACAATCGGTATTAAACATTTTAGAAAGTGTAAGGCTTTTAGCGATGCACACACGTGTCTATCAGGCATCAAGCAGTGAGATGTTCGGCAGTGTTAACACATTGCCGGTTACAGAAAGAACACCGTTACATCCATTAAGTCCTTACGCAATTTCTAAAGCCTCGGGCTATTGGATAGGCGTTAACTACCGTGAATCTTATGGTGTACATTGCGTAAACGGTGTGTTGTTTAACCACGAGTCCTATCTTCGGGGGCCTCATTATTTTATTAAAAAGGTTATAAAAACTTCGCTTGACATTAAATATGGCATTGCAGATGTTTTAAAAGTGGGCAATATCGACGTTAAGCGTGATTTTGGTTATGCACCCGATTATGTAAAGGCAATGTGGCTATCGTTACAGCAAGATATTGCTGATGATTATCTAATTTGCTCCGGTCAATCTGTCTACTTAAGAGAGATAATAACGCATGTTTTTAAAAGTCTTAATATTGACAATGAGCGGTTAGTGGAAGATCCGTCATTGTTCAGACCAACTGACATCGAAGATATATATGGCGACAATACCAAGGCTAAAACACAATTGGGTTGGCATTACAACAAGTCTTTTTTTGAAGTACTAGACATTTTAACTGCGGAAGAGGAAAAAAATCACATAAAATAG
- a CDS encoding acyltransferase: MIETLIRKLKRDPDYKWESKHSNRDMLVISIHRLCQLIRGCWLKLFLKSSAGFVFCGKRVNVRHGYKVTAGKNLILDDNVSINALSFNGIQFGDNVSIGRGSILFATGVVAYKGVGIKIGNRTGINARAYLAGQGGITIGDDVITGPDISIFSENHNFDQPDKTIKDQGVTKAATVIGNNCWLGAGCKVLAGVIIGEGSVVAAGSVVNKMVPPNSVVAGVPAKIIKTRN, translated from the coding sequence ATGATAGAAACTTTAATACGTAAACTAAAACGCGATCCTGATTACAAGTGGGAAAGCAAGCACTCAAACCGCGATATGTTAGTTATCTCGATACACAGGCTTTGTCAGTTGATACGCGGATGTTGGTTAAAATTGTTTCTAAAAAGCTCGGCCGGATTTGTTTTTTGCGGCAAGCGGGTTAACGTTCGTCACGGCTATAAGGTAACGGCCGGGAAAAATCTGATCCTGGACGACAACGTATCAATAAACGCGCTTTCTTTTAATGGCATTCAATTTGGAGACAACGTTTCCATCGGTCGCGGCTCAATTCTTTTTGCCACCGGAGTTGTTGCGTATAAAGGTGTAGGAATAAAAATAGGTAACCGTACCGGCATAAATGCCCGTGCATATTTAGCCGGACAGGGCGGCATCACCATTGGAGATGATGTAATCACAGGGCCGGATATCAGCATTTTCTCTGAGAATCATAACTTTGACCAGCCTGATAAAACCATAAAAGATCAGGGTGTCACAAAAGCCGCTACGGTTATTGGCAACAATTGCTGGCTGGGTGCAGGCTGTAAGGTCTTAGCCGGGGTAATCATTGGTGAAGGCAGTGTGGTTGCGGCAGGAAGTGTTGTGAATAAAATGGTGCCGCCAAATAGCGTGGTTGCCGGTGTACCGGCTAAAATCATTAAGACCCGAAATTGA
- a CDS encoding O-antigen ligase family protein has protein sequence MFVFPLIFLLSFVASLKEIFSGNRAGILLFLIFGLSIYTTAMSAVFLMGLRDVLPPAQFFKEFLILIVLIIGILLVKKVPRLHLIDYLTLAFLLLTIVYAILPIGGQTFIQRLIALKSISFFIVVYFAGRFIDIRTVFINKYFNYLLILTIAAGVVVIGEAIANQNLQTITGYADYVYYFFNMEPSGNFGLSTTFESDGGYRRYGSFFSNPLEHAAATILALSVILALFTSDDNKFRASKIGLAALVASVCSIVLAFSRAPLISYLLVIYIYALLTKKRLITKIVHYCFIAGVIYVAYLFLRLDKKQNPFVEIIISTIDFSNPSSVGHVLQWVQGITAIAGNPMGLGLGATGRVAGTLGENVGGENQFIIIGVQAGIIALILYLIVYLLFIKQGLKWFKLLKGNERKLCLAVLLFKLGILIPLFTSEIESSSYISYMNWFLSGLFISVVMKQGIESPQPAPAL, from the coding sequence ATGTTTGTCTTTCCACTGATATTTCTGCTGTCTTTTGTAGCATCGCTTAAAGAAATTTTTTCGGGAAATAGGGCCGGCATTTTATTGTTCCTTATATTCGGGTTGTCTATCTACACCACAGCTATGTCTGCCGTCTTTTTGATGGGCTTGAGAGACGTGCTACCGCCGGCGCAATTTTTCAAAGAGTTTTTGATATTAATAGTGTTAATTATAGGTATTCTTTTAGTAAAGAAAGTACCACGTTTACATTTAATAGACTACCTGACATTAGCTTTCTTGCTGCTTACAATTGTTTACGCTATACTACCTATAGGCGGGCAAACATTTATACAACGGCTAATTGCATTAAAAAGCATTTCTTTCTTCATAGTGGTTTATTTTGCCGGTAGATTTATAGACATACGTACTGTATTTATAAACAAGTATTTTAACTACCTGCTTATTTTAACTATAGCCGCCGGCGTTGTTGTGATAGGAGAAGCTATTGCTAATCAAAATCTTCAGACTATAACAGGTTATGCTGATTACGTCTACTACTTCTTTAATATGGAGCCATCCGGTAACTTTGGGTTGAGTACAACTTTCGAATCTGATGGCGGGTACAGGCGATACGGCAGTTTTTTCTCAAACCCTTTAGAGCATGCCGCCGCCACTATTTTAGCACTGTCTGTTATACTAGCGTTGTTTACGAGTGATGATAACAAATTTAGGGCAAGTAAGATCGGATTGGCGGCATTGGTGGCTTCTGTATGTTCTATCGTTTTGGCTTTTTCGCGCGCGCCGTTAATAAGTTATTTGTTGGTAATTTACATCTATGCCCTCCTGACTAAGAAGAGGTTGATTACTAAAATCGTTCATTATTGCTTTATAGCCGGCGTCATTTATGTGGCCTATCTTTTTCTTAGGTTAGATAAAAAGCAAAATCCTTTTGTTGAAATAATCATCTCTACAATTGATTTTAGTAACCCGTCTAGTGTTGGCCACGTGTTGCAATGGGTACAAGGCATTACGGCGATTGCGGGTAATCCCATGGGTCTTGGCCTTGGCGCCACCGGCCGGGTGGCAGGCACATTGGGCGAAAACGTTGGCGGCGAAAACCAGTTCATCATCATTGGTGTACAAGCCGGCATAATCGCACTAATTTTATATTTGATTGTTTACCTGTTATTTATAAAGCAGGGGTTAAAGTGGTTTAAGTTGCTTAAAGGAAATGAACGTAAACTGTGCCTCGCGGTATTGCTTTTTAAACTTGGAATTTTAATTCCTTTATTCACATCAGAAATTGAGTCGTCTTCTTATATCTCATACATGAATTGGTTTCTGTCCGGCTTATTTATCAGTGTTGTTATGAAACAAGGCATTGAAAGCCCTCAACCTGCCCCTGCCTTATGA
- a CDS encoding glycosyltransferase family 2 protein, whose protein sequence is MRYKTAVILVNYKKPEHTIACLRSLFEHCDSREFDAIIIDNASNDQSIDKISKHFPSLTYISQSKNLGFAEGNNRALKLSIERGYKYSLIINNDTIVKDNLIIKLTNHLKSHPNTVAVQPAIYWMHRPKALWNGPGYFNKWVGKTYNKNADGATGLHTPLEPDWLTGCCMLVRNAALQKSGLFNSKFFLYYEDADLSYRLKKIGRLAYLPTAKLYHEAGASAKTSVKNSEGTLSPVIHYYVCRNHLWFIRRYGLPLLYPVNLLYNLSYYLVLLCYFIIRGRKHKIKFLWRGLTEGLFTPLRIIWPNQ, encoded by the coding sequence ATGCGGTATAAAACGGCAGTTATTTTAGTTAACTACAAAAAACCAGAACATACAATTGCTTGCCTAAGGTCACTGTTTGAACATTGTGACAGTAGGGAATTCGATGCGATTATAATTGACAACGCCTCGAATGATCAATCAATCGATAAAATAAGCAAACACTTTCCTAGTCTCACCTACATTTCTCAATCGAAAAATCTTGGGTTTGCGGAAGGAAACAACCGTGCCTTAAAGTTAAGCATTGAAAGGGGCTACAAATACTCATTAATAATTAACAACGATACCATTGTTAAAGACAACCTAATAATCAAGTTGACGAATCATCTTAAAAGCCATCCTAACACGGTAGCCGTACAGCCTGCAATTTATTGGATGCACCGACCCAAAGCACTATGGAACGGGCCGGGATATTTTAACAAATGGGTTGGTAAAACATACAATAAAAATGCGGATGGCGCGACAGGCCTGCATACTCCGTTGGAGCCGGATTGGCTAACAGGTTGTTGTATGCTTGTACGAAATGCTGCTTTGCAAAAGTCTGGTTTGTTTAATAGCAAATTTTTCCTTTACTATGAAGACGCAGATCTGTCCTATCGGTTAAAAAAAATTGGGCGGTTAGCGTATCTTCCAACTGCTAAGTTGTATCATGAAGCAGGTGCATCTGCTAAAACGTCGGTAAAAAATTCAGAAGGTACGCTTTCACCAGTTATACATTATTACGTTTGCCGCAATCATTTATGGTTTATCAGGCGTTATGGACTTCCTCTTTTATACCCTGTTAATTTACTTTATAATTTGAGTTATTATTTAGTATTGCTTTGCTACTTTATAATTCGCGGTCGCAAGCACAAAATCAAATTTTTATGGCGTGGATTAACAGAAGGTTTATTTACACCTTTGCGCATTATTTGGCCAAATCAATAA
- a CDS encoding polysaccharide biosynthesis protein, giving the protein MFQSINIVPRWIIFILDIIICVFSLGLAYFIRYNFDIYNIDVAAFSRNILFFIGINAIVFLSVKTYSGIIRYTSLQDAHRIVLTVLTVNAIFFIANLVLLAYGKGPVLSNQILVVNALCSGSMLISYRVMVKYFFLYIRNIRIDKRKVVIYGAGDMGMAAKRNLDHDTAVNMSIVGFLDDDVRKTGKVMDGAKIYSVDAFEKFIGTHDKIDDVIIAVNHLNVDRKNKIVDICLKHGIRVLTLPPVTTWINGHIDSRQIKQIKIEDLLEREPIKIHNDEIEEQLRGKRIVVSGAAGSIGSEIVRQLSKFDPQLIILVDQAESPLHELQLELQEECSNLIFHAFIGDVRDKNRMETMFKTFQPQYVYHAAAYKHVPLMEHNPAEAIRTNILGTKIMANLSVQYGVQKFVMISTDKAVNPTNIMGASKRIAEIYVQSLFNSFTQSGIIYENGLSHLNSNRNPEKTRFITTRFGNVLGSNGSVIPRFKAQIEKGGPITVTHKDITRYFMTIPEACRLVLEAGSMGNGGEIFIFDMGRSVKIAELATKMIRLSGLVPNQDIAIEFTGLRPGEKLYEELLNDKENTLPTHHHKIMVAKVREYHFESILKHIDELIQLSAGNNSLRMVAKMKELVPEFKSNNSIYEQLDTESTISN; this is encoded by the coding sequence ATGTTCCAATCAATAAACATAGTACCCAGGTGGATAATCTTCATTTTGGATATTATAATATGCGTATTTTCATTAGGCCTGGCATATTTCATTAGATATAATTTCGACATCTACAATATTGACGTAGCGGCCTTTAGCAGAAACATTCTTTTCTTTATTGGAATAAACGCCATTGTTTTTTTAAGTGTAAAAACATACTCTGGAATTATTCGATATACGAGTTTGCAAGACGCACATCGAATTGTTTTGACTGTGCTTACCGTTAACGCTATCTTTTTTATTGCAAATCTTGTTTTATTAGCATATGGAAAAGGGCCGGTCTTATCTAATCAAATATTGGTGGTAAACGCCCTTTGTAGCGGCAGCATGCTTATCAGCTACCGGGTAATGGTCAAATATTTCTTTTTGTATATTAGAAATATAAGGATAGACAAACGCAAAGTTGTAATATATGGTGCCGGCGACATGGGTATGGCTGCAAAACGAAACCTAGATCACGACACTGCTGTAAATATGTCCATCGTCGGTTTTTTAGACGACGATGTTCGTAAGACAGGGAAAGTGATGGATGGCGCTAAAATTTACAGTGTAGATGCGTTTGAAAAATTTATTGGCACGCATGATAAAATAGATGATGTTATCATTGCTGTTAATCATTTGAATGTCGATAGGAAGAATAAAATAGTTGATATCTGCCTTAAACACGGCATTAGGGTATTAACGCTTCCTCCAGTGACAACTTGGATAAATGGACACATAGACTCGCGCCAGATAAAACAAATTAAGATTGAAGATTTGCTGGAACGAGAACCTATAAAAATTCATAATGATGAAATTGAAGAGCAGTTAAGAGGTAAAAGAATTGTTGTATCGGGCGCCGCGGGTTCAATTGGAAGCGAAATAGTGCGCCAGTTGAGCAAGTTCGATCCGCAATTAATTATTTTGGTTGACCAGGCCGAGTCGCCGTTGCATGAGTTACAACTTGAACTCCAAGAAGAGTGCAGCAACTTAATTTTTCATGCTTTCATAGGCGACGTTCGCGATAAGAACCGCATGGAGACGATGTTTAAGACTTTTCAACCGCAGTATGTTTATCATGCCGCGGCTTATAAGCACGTTCCTCTTATGGAGCATAACCCCGCCGAAGCAATACGTACAAATATTTTAGGTACCAAAATAATGGCCAACCTGTCTGTTCAATATGGCGTGCAAAAGTTTGTAATGATATCTACAGATAAGGCTGTTAACCCAACAAATATAATGGGTGCGTCGAAACGCATTGCCGAGATTTATGTCCAATCACTATTTAACTCATTTACTCAATCTGGCATTATTTACGAAAACGGACTTAGTCATCTAAACAGTAACCGTAATCCTGAAAAAACCCGTTTCATCACTACCCGATTTGGGAACGTTCTGGGATCTAATGGTTCTGTTATACCCCGTTTTAAGGCTCAGATAGAAAAGGGTGGGCCCATTACGGTTACGCATAAAGATATTACACGCTATTTTATGACTATACCCGAAGCTTGCCGGCTAGTTTTAGAAGCGGGATCTATGGGTAACGGCGGTGAGATATTCATATTTGATATGGGCAGGTCTGTGAAAATCGCAGAACTGGCAACAAAAATGATCAGGCTGTCAGGTTTAGTGCCTAATCAAGATATTGCCATAGAATTTACTGGTTTAAGGCCGGGCGAAAAATTATACGAAGAATTGCTAAACGATAAAGAAAACACGCTACCCACTCACCATCATAAGATTATGGTGGCAAAAGTACGTGAATATCACTTCGAGAGTATCTTAAAACACATAGACGAACTCATCCAGCTTTCTGCAGGCAACAATAGTTTACGCATGGTTGCTAAAATGAAAGAGTTAGTACCCGAATTTAAAAGTAACAACTCAATTTACGAGCAACTGGACACGGAATCCACAATAAGTAATTAA